The following are encoded together in the Lathyrus oleraceus cultivar Zhongwan6 chromosome 3, CAAS_Psat_ZW6_1.0, whole genome shotgun sequence genome:
- the LOC127129341 gene encoding pectinesterase inhibitor 9 has translation MAQLNLTIMVIFLSIFSCFARKEPSLAHHESQNNQIQTETQTQTRTKTMEYIEFSCQGTRYPDLCIRSLASFAKYSTINGPDHLAHIALSVSLTKALQTRGYLLKIVKEIEEINNGSRPGYAYLTMQDCEKQISDSVDQLSQAIKELRRVNKGTIIDDKMLWHISNVETWVSTALTDASYCVQSFPGHRMSKRTATIKVKAQNVAEVTSNGLALFHRYAAKYRAAAAARAAKKLP, from the coding sequence ATGGCACAACTAAACCTAACAATCATGGTCATTTTCCTCTCTATATTTTCATGTTTTGCGCGAAAGGAGCCATCATTAGCCCATCATGAATCCCAAAATAACCAAATTCAAACAGAAACTCAAACTCAAACCCGAACAAAAACAATGGAGTACATAGAGTTCTCATGCCAAGGAACACGGTATCCAGATCTATGCATCCGTTCGTTAGCCTCTTTCGCCAAATACTCTACCATAAATGGACCTGACCACTTAGCTCACATAGCCCTTTCCGTAAGCCTAACCAAAGCACTCCAAACAAGAGGTTACTTACTAAAAATAGTTAAAGAAATCGAAGAAATCAACAACGGTAGTCGACCAGGTTACGCGTACTTAACAATGCAAGATTGTGAGAAACAAATCAGCGATAGTGTTGATCAACTTAGCCAAGCGATTAAAGAGCTTCGTAGAGTGAACAAAGGAACGATTATTGATGATAAAATGTTGTGGCATATAAGTAATGTTGAGACATGGGTGAGTACTGCTTTAACAGATGCTAGCTATTGTGTTCAATCGTTTCCGGGTCATAGGATGAGTAAGAGGACTGCTACTATTAAGGTTAAGGCACAAAATGTTGCTGAGGTTACTAGTAATGGACTTGCTTTGTTTCATAGATATGCTGCTAAATATAGAGCAGCAGCAGCTGCTAGAGCCGCCAAGAAATTACCATAA